In Nitrososphaerales archaeon, the DNA window CTTTCGGTGAGTGTAGATAAAACAACATATGATTTGGGAGATGTGGTAACCATTTCAGGCAAAGTAGCTCCTCGTATCCTAGAGCAAATTGAGATCAGGATCTATGGCTTTAACAATACGGTTTGGAAGTTTGTGCCGGTAAATGCAGAACAGATAAGAGCAGATGGAACGTTCACTGTTGAAGCTGGTGAATTACTTGGTAAGAATGTAAAACCTGGGCAATATAGGTTAGAAGCAAGTTATGCGGACAGACTTGCCACAGCTTCGTTGCAGTTTAATGTAAAAGCATCAGGTAAAGCCGTAGTTGGTAGACTAGCACTTGTTGATCAGTCAGGCAAGTCTATGAGAGAGGTACTTATGGGTCAACAGGTATTAGTACAGGCCGAGGTTAGAAATAATCTGGACGAAAGGCAGCCATTCGCATATCTTGTGCTAATCAAGAATTCTGATGGAATTACGGAATCACTTTCTTGGCTTAGTGGTAGTTTACCACCAAGTGAATCGTTGAGTGCAGCTCAGTCATGGGTTCCGGTAAATAGAGGATCCTATACGGTGCAGGTATTTCTATGGGACGATGTGGTCAAAGCAAATCCCATCAGTCTTAAGGTGCCACAAACAACAGTGATTATAAGAGAGTAGATTGCTACGGACATATCTGTTATAGACATAGCATAACAACTATATCGTTAACATTTGTTCCCGTAGATCCAGTTTTTATTACATCATTCAGTTTTGTAAAGAAAGTGTTAGAGTCGTTGTTATGCAAGAATTCAGAGAGAGAGATCTTTAATTTATGAGCCCTGCTAAAAGTGCTAGAGTCCGCTATCGCCCCTGCAGCCTCAGAATTTCCATCTATCCCATCGGTATCTATGGATGCTATTACTGTGTTCTTAAGCCCGTCGATCTGCCTCGATGCCGAAAGAACGAGTTCCTGGTTTCTGCCACCTTTACCACCGTGCCTTACAGTTACAGTGGTTTCACCTCCCATGATTACGCATATAGGCTTTCTAAAGGATCCATTACCAGCATTGATCTGTAAAGCGATTGATGATATAACAGACCCCACTTCTTTAGCTTCGCCTTGCATAAAGGTTGTAAGTAAAACAGGCTTCAATTTTTTTGATTTGATATAATTTATAGCTCCCATACACGCAAGTCGGTTATTGCCGATTACGAAGTTACTAACGTTTCTAAATACTTTGCTCCCAGCCTTAGGAGTTTCAGGGATAATGCCTGATAATCCTTTCATTACCACGTCTTTCACATTTTGATCAAGTGTTTCCCATAATCCATACTTTTTTAGTACATCCATGACATCACGAAAAGTAGTATCGTCTGGTGCAGTTGGACCAGAAGCGATAGTATCTAGCCTGTCTCCAACAACATCGGAAATTATTAGTGAAACAAGCTTGGATCTTGAAAGGAATTCTGCAAGCCTACCCCCTTTAATAGCAGAGATGTGCTTTCTTACCGCATTTATTTCCTGTATCGTTGCTCCTGAACGAAGCAGCATGTTTGTAACCTTGCTCTTCTGTGCAATAGTGATGTTCTCGAAGGGTAACGGCATCAGTGCGGAAGCGCCTCCGGAAAGTAGGCATATTACAAGATCATCAGCGCTAACATCTTTAACGAGACCAAGCATCTTCCTTGTACCGTATACCCCACGTTCGCTAGGAATTGGATGGGTTCCACGCCACAGTTTGATATTTCCGACATGTAATCTAGTTCTAAAATAATCTGGTATTATTACAAGGCCGTCAGTTATTCGCTCGCCCAGTATTTCATTCATTGCCTCTGCCATGTATGCTGACGCCTTGCCTGCTCCTATAACATAGATGTTATCAAAATCTAGTTGGTAGGTTTTATCTGCTATTCGCAGGTTATTTCCTTTCAGCCTCACATGTTCCTTGACCAGTTTCTTTGGATCAGATGCCATCAATGCAGCGTCAAGCGCGTCCAAAACTAGGCGTCTTGCCTTGACACATGTATTGAAATGTAAGAGTTGTTTTTTGTTCTTTATCATGATTATGCATGGTAGTGCGAATACGTATTAAATTATTTCAAAAGCAAGTGCGGATATGTTACAGCGCCTTCAGACGCTGAGCCTACTAGAGAAGCATATTTTGCCATAACGCCCCACGTATACCTAGGCTTCATGGGTTTCCATTTCTTGAATCTTATAGATAACTCCTTCTTAGATAGCTTCACGTCAAGTCTACCCTTGTCAGCATCTATGCTAATCGTATCACCATTCTTGATCAAGCCTATGGGTCCCCCAACAGCTGCTTCTGGAGTTACATGACCAACCATAAGCCCTCTAGTGGCTCCAGAGAACCTACCATCGGTGATCAAAGCCACCTTATCTCCTAGACCTTGACCAACTATCGCAGCGGTTACCGCAAGCATCTCTCTCATTCCCGGACCACCCTTTGGTCCTTCATACCTAATAACCACAACGTCGCCTTCCAGAATCTTACCTTTCGCTATAGCGTCAAAGGCGTCTTCTTCGCGGTTGAAGACCTTCGCCTTCCCTTCGAATCTAAGATTTTGAACGGAGGCTATCTTTACTACAGCACCTTCTGGTGCAAGCGAACCCTTGAGAACCTTCAGCGTCCCAGTTTTGTGAATCGGCGATTCTATTGGTTTTATTACCGTCTGATTAACATTGTCATTGAAGTGTAAGGAACCAAGGTTTTCTTTTAATGTCTTACCCGTCACTGTAATAACATTTCCATGCAGCAATCCTTTTCCCATTAGCCTGCTCATTAAAAATGGTACGCCTCCGATCTTATCCAAGTCAAGCATAACATATGGTCCTCCTGGACGCATGTCAGCAATATGAGGGGTCTTCTTCCTTATAGGTTCAAAATCATCTATGCAAAGTTTCACTCTAGCCTCCTTTGCAATAGCTAGTAAATGCAAAACTGCGTTTGTAGACCCACCTATAGCATTAAGCACGGTTATGGCATTTTCAAAAGCCTCGAAAGTCATTATATCCCTGGGTCTTATGTTATTCTCCAAAAGCTTCATTACAGCCTTTCCCGTTTCAAAACATACTTCTGCTCTCCTGCTATCCTCTGCTGGTGGTGAAGCACTTCCAGGCAGAGCGATGCCCAATGCCTCACTTATTGACGCCATAGTGTTAGCTGTATACATGCCAGCACAAGATCCAGCACTAGGACAGGCATAATTTTCAATATTCTTCAACTGCTCCAAACTCAACTGTCCTGCATTATAGGCTCCTACAGCTTCAAAAACATCCTGAATCGTTAGATTCTTGCCCTCATAAATTCCTGGCATTATAGTACCACCGTAAACAAACACAGCAGGTAAATTCAAACGTGCCATTGCCATCATTGTGCCTGGCAAGCTCTTGTCACAGCCAGCAATGCCCACCAACGCGTCATATTGATGAGCATGCATCATCAATTCTATGGAATCAGCTATTACCTCTCTGCTTATCAGAGAGGCCTTCATACCCTCATGACCCATAGCAATGCCATCACTAACAGCAATGGTAGTAAATTCTCTAGGCGTACCATCAGCAGCCCTTACGCCATCTTTTGCCCTATCAGCCAGCCTACCAAGGTGTACATTGCAGGGGGTAGCTTCATTACATGTATTTGAGACACCGATAATTGGTTTACTTAAATCTTCATCCGTTAGACCCATTGCCTTGTACATTGCTCTGTGAGGGGCTCTTTCTATTCCTTCAACCACCTTCCTGCTTGGTAGAGAAACCTGTTTATTCACAAACCTATCACTTCCTTTTACCCAAATTTAAGGTTACTAGTTGCACGAAATATAGTAGCGTTGCGTGAACAAAATCATCCCATGCTTCCTCTTCAGTATATGTACATCTCTACAATGACCTTGTAGAATAACGGGCGGTGCTTTCGTACTTACGAGTGCGCTTTCACACAAGGTTTAATAGTGTTCTGCAAGAAAAAAACACGATGAAACGCCCCTGAAGACAGATTTTCCAACTAGGGTGCTAGTTGCAACTGTTTATGGAAAGCCGTATTACAAAATTATTAGTGTTTTAAAGTCATTAGGTTTGCCTTTTGATTCCGCCTCTCCTGAAGAAGCTGCGCTGATCAATTCAGAGTTGGTGATTACCACCGAGCGGGAAATGATGGCCGTAGGAAATAAGAACATGATCCTAGATAGTGAGTTAGATGACGAACCAGCACTTGTAAGGGCAAAGATCTTGCGCAGTGTACAGGGGACTTATCATGATGAT includes these proteins:
- a CDS encoding glycerate kinase, with amino-acid sequence MIKNKKQLLHFNTCVKARRLVLDALDAALMASDPKKLVKEHVRLKGNNLRIADKTYQLDFDNIYVIGAGKASAYMAEAMNEILGERITDGLVIIPDYFRTRLHVGNIKLWRGTHPIPSERGVYGTRKMLGLVKDVSADDLVICLLSGGASALMPLPFENITIAQKSKVTNMLLRSGATIQEINAVRKHISAIKGGRLAEFLSRSKLVSLIISDVVGDRLDTIASGPTAPDDTTFRDVMDVLKKYGLWETLDQNVKDVVMKGLSGIIPETPKAGSKVFRNVSNFVIGNNRLACMGAINYIKSKKLKPVLLTTFMQGEAKEVGSVISSIALQINAGNGSFRKPICVIMGGETTVTVRHGGKGGRNQELVLSASRQIDGLKNTVIASIDTDGIDGNSEAAGAIADSSTFSRAHKLKISLSEFLHNNDSNTFFTKLNDVIKTGSTGTNVNDIVVMLCL
- the ilvD gene encoding dihydroxy-acid dehydratase; the encoded protein is MNKQVSLPSRKVVEGIERAPHRAMYKAMGLTDEDLSKPIIGVSNTCNEATPCNVHLGRLADRAKDGVRAADGTPREFTTIAVSDGIAMGHEGMKASLISREVIADSIELMMHAHQYDALVGIAGCDKSLPGTMMAMARLNLPAVFVYGGTIMPGIYEGKNLTIQDVFEAVGAYNAGQLSLEQLKNIENYACPSAGSCAGMYTANTMASISEALGIALPGSASPPAEDSRRAEVCFETGKAVMKLLENNIRPRDIMTFEAFENAITVLNAIGGSTNAVLHLLAIAKEARVKLCIDDFEPIRKKTPHIADMRPGGPYVMLDLDKIGGVPFLMSRLMGKGLLHGNVITVTGKTLKENLGSLHFNDNVNQTVIKPIESPIHKTGTLKVLKGSLAPEGAVVKIASVQNLRFEGKAKVFNREEDAFDAIAKGKILEGDVVVIRYEGPKGGPGMREMLAVTAAIVGQGLGDKVALITDGRFSGATRGLMVGHVTPEAAVGGPIGLIKNGDTISIDADKGRLDVKLSKKELSIRFKKWKPMKPRYTWGVMAKYASLVGSASEGAVTYPHLLLK